One segment of Anatilimnocola aggregata DNA contains the following:
- a CDS encoding cold-shock protein, which yields MAEGSIKKLTDKGFGFITVGPGKDLFFHSSAVQGVSFDDLREGQKVTYTEGRGQKGPCAENVTPV from the coding sequence ATGGCTGAAGGCAGCATCAAGAAGCTTACCGACAAGGGTTTTGGTTTCATCACGGTTGGTCCCGGTAAGGACCTGTTCTTCCATTCTTCCGCAGTTCAAGGCGTCAGCTTTGACGACCTGCGCGAAGGCCAGAAGGTCACTTACACCGAAGGCCGCGGACAAAAAGGTCCTTGTGCCGAAAATGTAACCCCCGTCTAA